Proteins from one Pseudarthrobacter sp. BIM B-2242 genomic window:
- a CDS encoding aromatic acid exporter family protein: MAAAAGLSASRRFLRGRIRTGLIRSRNSLVPAIQMTACAVGAYAFAEYVLGHSGPLFAATSSLIALGFSREPRLRRVMEVGLGCTIGIAVGDLLLHWLGSGIWQAAVVLLFSILLARFLDSGNIFTTQLGLQSLLVVLLPAPDGGPFTRSIDAIVGGVVALLVTILVPKDPRREPRKDVRKLLHELAEVLRECATALSNSDSTQAWHALIRGRNCQPLVDAMRHSLRASGEVATLAPAHRRHRDELERLDTSLDFIDLALRNSRVFARRLTSAINHAALSDEATENIAEVLQDTAAAIDELALGLAETHDGVRRAHLRTARQDLSEIALRLHPKLLRVERLEGETVVMLFRPLMVDLLEATGMDSREARDILPAL, translated from the coding sequence ATGGCCGCAGCAGCAGGACTCTCAGCAAGCAGGCGTTTCCTGCGCGGGCGAATCCGCACGGGCCTGATCCGGAGCAGGAACTCGCTGGTCCCCGCTATCCAGATGACGGCTTGCGCGGTGGGCGCGTACGCCTTCGCTGAGTACGTCCTGGGGCATTCCGGTCCCCTGTTCGCAGCAACGTCCTCACTGATTGCCCTGGGCTTCTCGCGTGAACCGCGCCTGCGAAGGGTCATGGAGGTGGGCTTGGGCTGCACCATCGGCATTGCCGTTGGTGATCTGTTGCTGCACTGGCTGGGCAGCGGAATCTGGCAGGCCGCAGTCGTCCTTCTCTTCTCCATCCTGCTGGCCCGCTTCCTGGACAGCGGCAATATTTTCACCACGCAGCTGGGACTGCAGTCGCTGCTGGTGGTGCTGCTGCCGGCGCCCGACGGCGGGCCGTTCACCCGCAGCATCGATGCCATTGTTGGCGGGGTGGTTGCGCTGCTGGTGACCATCCTGGTGCCCAAGGATCCGCGGCGGGAGCCCCGCAAGGATGTCCGGAAACTGCTCCACGAACTGGCCGAAGTGTTGCGGGAATGTGCCACTGCGCTAAGCAACAGCGACTCCACGCAGGCGTGGCACGCGCTGATCCGCGGCCGGAACTGCCAGCCGCTTGTGGACGCGATGCGCCATTCCCTGCGCGCTTCCGGCGAGGTGGCCACGCTCGCGCCGGCCCACCGACGGCACCGTGACGAGCTGGAGCGGCTGGACACCTCCCTGGACTTCATCGATCTGGCGCTCCGCAACAGCCGCGTGTTTGCGCGCCGGCTCACCAGCGCCATCAACCATGCCGCACTGTCGGACGAGGCGACCGAGAACATTGCGGAGGTGCTCCAGGACACCGCGGCCGCGATTGATGAACTCGCGCTGGGCCTGGCCGAGACGCACGACGGCGTCCGCCGCGCCCATCTGCGCACCGCCCGGCAGGACCTCAGCGAGATCGCGCTGCGGCTCCATCCCAAGCTTCTCCGGGTGGAACGGCTGGAGGGTGAAACCGTGGTGATGCTGTTCCGGCCGCTGATGGTGGACCTGTTGGAGGCCACCGGGATGGACTCGCGCGAGGCCAGGGACATTCTGCCGGCGCTCTAG
- the pstS gene encoding phosphate ABC transporter substrate-binding protein PstS, with protein MKALRFGRHAAIAVIAAGALALTACGSDNATGNTPAGTQTSGTKVTGTLTGIGASSTGPAMDAWKAGFAAANSGATVQYSPDGSGAGRKAIIDGSAQFAGSDAYLKDEELESSKAQCGPDGALNIPVYISPIAVAFNLPGITELKLDAATVAKIFRGEIATWNDPAIAALNEGVTLPDLKVTPVNRSDDSGTTTNFTEYLSAAAAEVWTDKASGVWPATLQGENAKGTSGVVKTVTDTPGAVTYADDSAVGGKLGTASIKVGEEFVKISADAAAKAVEAGKPVEGRSATDVAIKLDRKTTAAGAYPIVLVSYHVVCSTYDKQETVDLVKAFESYVVSDAGQQAAADSAKSAPLSPALAEKATTAIESIKVKS; from the coding sequence GTGAAGGCACTCCGTTTCGGCCGCCACGCGGCTATTGCTGTTATCGCTGCCGGCGCACTCGCGCTTACCGCCTGCGGTTCAGACAACGCCACGGGCAACACGCCTGCCGGCACCCAGACTTCCGGCACCAAGGTGACCGGCACCCTCACCGGCATCGGCGCCTCCTCCACCGGCCCGGCCATGGATGCCTGGAAGGCCGGCTTCGCTGCCGCCAACTCCGGCGCCACCGTGCAGTACTCCCCGGACGGCTCCGGCGCCGGCCGCAAGGCCATCATCGACGGCTCGGCACAGTTCGCCGGCTCCGACGCGTACCTCAAAGACGAAGAGCTGGAGAGCTCCAAGGCCCAGTGCGGCCCCGACGGCGCCCTCAACATCCCTGTCTACATCTCCCCGATCGCCGTGGCCTTCAACCTCCCGGGCATCACCGAGCTGAAGCTGGACGCCGCCACCGTAGCCAAGATCTTCCGCGGCGAAATCGCCACCTGGAACGATCCGGCGATTGCCGCCCTGAACGAAGGCGTCACCCTCCCGGACCTGAAGGTCACGCCGGTGAACCGCTCTGACGATTCCGGCACCACCACCAACTTCACCGAGTACCTCTCCGCTGCTGCGGCTGAGGTCTGGACCGACAAGGCTTCCGGTGTCTGGCCCGCAACCCTGCAGGGCGAGAACGCCAAGGGCACCTCCGGCGTCGTCAAGACCGTCACCGACACACCGGGCGCCGTGACCTACGCCGATGACTCCGCTGTGGGCGGCAAGCTGGGCACCGCCTCCATCAAGGTCGGCGAGGAGTTCGTCAAGATCTCCGCCGACGCAGCCGCCAAGGCTGTCGAAGCCGGCAAGCCCGTCGAAGGCCGCTCCGCCACCGACGTCGCCATCAAGCTGGACCGCAAGACCACCGCTGCCGGTGCCTACCCGATCGTTCTGGTTTCCTACCACGTTGTCTGCTCCACCTACGACAAGCAGGAAACCGTTGACCTGGTCAAGGCTTTCGAAAGCTATGTAGTCTCGGACGCAGGCCAGCAGGCAGCCGCCGACTCCGCGAAGTCCGCACCGCTGTCCCCGGCCCTCGCCGAGAAGGCCACCACGGCCATCGAATCCATCAAGGTCAAGTCCTAG
- the pstC gene encoding phosphate ABC transporter permease subunit PstC, with the protein MTATPLSSSQGAGRAGDKIFSGAALAAGCLILAVLFGVAIFLVVQSIPALTAPAAEIQGGAGFFAYIWPIVIGTLIAATIALVIATPVAIGVALFISHFAPRGLANGLGYVVDLLAAIPSVIYGAWGAAFLAKEISPAYNWLADNMGWLPIFQGPASATGKTILTAGIVLSVMVLPIITSLSREIFLQTPKLHEEAALALGATRWEMIKMSVLPFARPGIISAVMLGLGRALGETMAVALVLSSGALTASLITSGNQTIAAEIALNFPEASGLKVSTLIAAGLVLFVITLAVNMVARWIITRHKEFSGAN; encoded by the coding sequence ATGACCGCCACCCCCCTGAGTAGTTCCCAGGGCGCAGGCCGCGCCGGGGATAAGATCTTTTCCGGCGCCGCACTTGCCGCCGGGTGCCTCATCCTCGCCGTCCTGTTCGGCGTGGCAATTTTCCTTGTTGTCCAGTCCATTCCGGCACTGACAGCACCTGCCGCCGAGATCCAGGGCGGAGCAGGCTTCTTCGCCTACATCTGGCCGATTGTGATCGGTACCCTCATCGCGGCCACCATTGCCCTGGTGATCGCCACCCCCGTCGCCATCGGTGTGGCACTGTTCATCTCGCATTTCGCACCGCGCGGGCTCGCCAACGGCCTTGGCTACGTGGTTGACCTCCTGGCCGCCATCCCGTCCGTGATCTACGGAGCCTGGGGCGCAGCGTTCCTCGCCAAGGAGATCTCCCCGGCATACAACTGGCTTGCCGACAACATGGGCTGGCTGCCCATCTTCCAGGGCCCGGCGTCGGCCACCGGCAAGACCATCCTCACAGCGGGCATTGTGCTCTCGGTGATGGTCCTGCCCATCATCACCTCCCTGAGCCGCGAAATCTTCCTGCAGACCCCCAAACTGCACGAGGAAGCCGCCCTGGCACTGGGCGCCACGCGCTGGGAAATGATCAAGATGTCGGTCCTGCCGTTCGCCCGTCCGGGCATCATCAGCGCCGTTATGCTCGGCCTGGGCCGCGCACTGGGAGAGACCATGGCCGTGGCCCTGGTGCTCTCCTCCGGCGCCCTGACCGCCAGCCTGATCACCTCCGGAAACCAGACCATTGCCGCTGAAATCGCCCTGAACTTCCCTGAAGCCAGCGGCCTCAAGGTCAGCACGCTGATCGCTGCCGGCCTGGTCCTGTTCGTCATCACGCTGGCCGTGAACATGGTGGCCCGCTGGATCATCACCCGGCACAAAGAATTCTCGGGAGCCAACTAA
- the pstA gene encoding phosphate ABC transporter permease PstA, which translates to MSSTLTPVRSKRSALTKGQLPSYAPYIVLAAALILGAAVMALIGFNAFGWGIVSALLFATGLVSWSGVVEGSRKAKDKLATCLVVGSFLIALLPLISVIWTVLVNGIPGLIAPGFLTSSMNGVTGVYDNRAVEEGAPVIGGIYHALVGTIQMTVVATVISVPVGLLTAIYLVEYGNDGRLARAITFFVDVMTGIPSIVAGLFAAAFFFAVVGPGTKTGAVAAVALSVLMIPVVVRSSEEMLKIVPNELREAAYALGVRKWRTIIKVVIPTAISGIASGVTLAIARVIGETAPILVTAGFATSINNNVFGGWMASLPTFIYTQILNPTSPANPDPSSQRAWGAALVLIILVMVLNLGARLIAKIFAPKTGR; encoded by the coding sequence ATGTCCTCCACTCTCACTCCCGTCCGCAGCAAGCGTTCAGCCCTCACGAAGGGCCAGCTGCCGTCCTACGCGCCGTACATTGTCCTGGCAGCCGCCCTCATCCTCGGTGCGGCAGTCATGGCACTGATCGGTTTCAACGCCTTTGGCTGGGGAATCGTCTCGGCACTGCTCTTCGCCACCGGCCTGGTGAGCTGGAGCGGCGTCGTCGAAGGTTCACGCAAAGCCAAGGACAAACTGGCCACCTGCCTCGTGGTCGGTTCGTTCCTGATCGCACTGCTGCCCCTGATCTCGGTGATCTGGACAGTGCTGGTCAACGGCATTCCCGGCCTGATCGCCCCCGGATTCCTCACCAGCTCCATGAACGGCGTCACGGGCGTCTACGACAACAGGGCCGTCGAAGAAGGCGCCCCCGTCATCGGCGGCATCTACCACGCACTGGTTGGCACCATCCAGATGACGGTGGTTGCCACCGTCATCTCCGTGCCTGTGGGCCTCCTGACGGCCATTTACCTGGTGGAGTACGGCAACGACGGCCGCCTGGCCCGTGCCATCACGTTCTTTGTGGATGTTATGACAGGCATCCCGTCCATCGTCGCCGGCCTGTTCGCCGCGGCCTTCTTCTTCGCGGTAGTCGGGCCCGGCACCAAGACCGGCGCCGTCGCCGCCGTCGCACTTTCCGTGCTGATGATCCCCGTGGTGGTGCGCTCCAGCGAGGAAATGCTGAAGATAGTCCCCAACGAACTGCGCGAAGCAGCCTACGCGCTGGGCGTACGGAAGTGGCGCACCATCATCAAGGTGGTCATCCCGACGGCGATCTCCGGCATCGCATCCGGCGTCACCCTCGCGATCGCCCGCGTTATCGGTGAGACCGCGCCCATCCTGGTCACCGCCGGTTTCGCCACCAGCATCAACAACAACGTGTTCGGCGGCTGGATGGCGTCACTGCCAACGTTCATCTACACGCAGATCCTGAACCCCACATCGCCCGCCAACCCGGACCCGTCCTCGCAGCGGGCCTGGGGCGCTGCCCTGGTGCTGATCATCCTGGTGATGGTCCTGAACCTCGGTGCCCGGCTGATCGCCAAGATTTTCGCCCCCAAGACGGGCCGCTAA
- the pstB gene encoding phosphate ABC transporter ATP-binding protein PstB, which translates to MSKRIDVKDLNVYYGDFLAVEDVSIAIEAKSVTAFIGPSGCGKSTFLRTLNRMHEVLPGARVEGEVLMDGDNLYGPGVDPVTVRSQIGMVFQRPNPFPTMSIRDNVLAGVKLNNKKISKGEADALVESSLRGANLWNEVKDRLEKPGSGLSGGQQQRLCIARAIAVQPQVILMDEPCSALDPISTLAIEDLINELKDQYTVVIVTHNMQQAARVSDKTAFFNIAGTGKPGKLIEYGNTQNIFSNPTVKATEDYVSGRFG; encoded by the coding sequence ATGTCTAAGCGCATCGACGTCAAAGACCTGAACGTGTACTACGGCGATTTTCTGGCCGTGGAGGATGTCAGCATCGCCATCGAGGCCAAATCAGTGACGGCCTTCATCGGCCCCTCAGGCTGCGGAAAGTCCACGTTCCTGCGCACCCTGAACCGTATGCATGAGGTGCTTCCCGGCGCCCGCGTTGAAGGTGAAGTCCTGATGGACGGCGACAACCTTTACGGACCCGGCGTTGACCCCGTAACCGTGCGCTCGCAGATCGGCATGGTGTTCCAGCGGCCCAACCCGTTCCCCACCATGTCCATCCGGGACAACGTCCTGGCCGGCGTAAAGCTGAACAACAAGAAGATCTCCAAGGGAGAGGCTGACGCGCTGGTGGAAAGCTCGCTGCGGGGCGCCAATCTGTGGAACGAGGTCAAGGACCGCCTGGAGAAGCCGGGTTCCGGCCTGTCAGGCGGCCAGCAGCAGCGTCTCTGCATCGCCCGCGCCATCGCCGTGCAGCCCCAGGTGATCCTGATGGATGAGCCGTGTTCTGCACTGGACCCGATCTCCACGCTGGCCATCGAGGATCTCATCAACGAGCTCAAGGATCAGTACACCGTGGTGATCGTGACGCACAACATGCAGCAGGCCGCCCGCGTCTCCGACAAGACGGCGTTCTTCAACATTGCCGGCACCGGCAAGCCTGGCAAGCTGATCGAATACGGGAACACCCAGAACATCTTCAGCAACCCCACGGTGAAGGCCACCGAAGACTACGTCTCCGGCCGCTTCGGATAG
- a CDS encoding inorganic phosphate transporter, translated as MTGFVFGAVVLITAAFAFLNGFRDVPNAVALAVRTRALTPSVAVLLAAFFNLLGALLSATVVVAISHTWIHLPDGLSGLSILMAGVASACAWGLLMWWHGMPSSSTHALVGGLAGAGLASLAVGGVGVGGVDRSLVVQVLLPLLLSPIVAYVGAYLMVFPVTWAARHTQPHVVNQRFRRSQAIAAGAVAFGHGLQDGQRVGAVLLLAMVAAGYADGDSIPLWVALLSAVMIAAGTLFGGWRISHTIGYKITRVDPLRGSVAQTFSAVMLFVGAIALQAPLSTTHTVTASVLGAGENQHFAVTNRKLVLQILGLWVLTPAAAAALAFVFALALSPLA; from the coding sequence GTGACAGGATTCGTCTTCGGCGCCGTGGTCCTGATCACCGCGGCGTTCGCGTTCCTCAACGGCTTCCGCGACGTCCCCAACGCGGTGGCACTGGCTGTCCGCACCAGGGCCCTGACTCCCAGCGTGGCCGTGCTGCTGGCAGCCTTCTTCAACCTGCTGGGCGCCCTGCTGAGCGCCACCGTGGTGGTCGCCATCAGCCACACGTGGATCCACCTGCCGGACGGGCTCAGCGGCCTGAGCATCCTGATGGCGGGTGTAGCCAGCGCCTGCGCCTGGGGCCTCCTGATGTGGTGGCACGGGATGCCGTCCTCGTCCACCCATGCATTGGTGGGCGGACTGGCTGGTGCGGGCCTCGCCAGCCTCGCCGTGGGCGGTGTGGGAGTGGGAGGAGTGGACCGTTCCCTGGTGGTCCAGGTGCTCCTGCCACTGCTGCTCTCGCCCATCGTCGCCTACGTGGGCGCGTACCTGATGGTTTTCCCGGTCACGTGGGCGGCACGCCACACCCAGCCCCATGTGGTCAACCAGCGCTTCCGCCGCAGCCAGGCCATCGCTGCCGGCGCTGTCGCTTTCGGCCACGGCCTGCAGGACGGCCAGCGGGTGGGTGCTGTGCTGCTGCTTGCCATGGTCGCCGCAGGCTACGCCGACGGCGACAGCATCCCCCTGTGGGTGGCGCTGCTGTCCGCGGTGATGATTGCAGCCGGAACCCTGTTCGGCGGCTGGCGGATCTCGCACACCATCGGCTACAAAATCACCCGTGTTGATCCGTTGCGGGGCTCGGTGGCCCAGACGTTCAGCGCCGTGATGCTTTTTGTGGGGGCCATCGCGCTTCAGGCCCCCCTCTCCACAACACACACGGTGACGGCGTCCGTACTGGGCGCCGGCGAGAACCAGCACTTCGCGGTCACCAACCGGAAGCTGGTCCTGCAGATCCTGGGGCTCTGGGTCCTCACACCCGCCGCTGCTGCGGCATTGGCCTTTGTGTTCGCGCTGGCGCTCTCGCCCCTGGCTTAA
- a CDS encoding DUF47 domain-containing protein, with amino-acid sequence MKLSLFPQEPAGLTLLSQMAQQIVHASATMAEILGVPAAEHAKLVDDMHNHEAKSGELHFALLTHMRTSFVNPLPREDMYSLSRFLNEAIEKLDGAAELVSLYKLDRLPRRAADQLEIISRQAELTVEAMRRLNNLDDLEDYWIEILRLAKRAERTHRVWVADMIKEMKWAQYSRNRDVANQLVEVTKDMRRIATQVGSIIVKES; translated from the coding sequence GTGAAGCTGAGCCTTTTTCCCCAGGAGCCCGCCGGGCTGACCCTGTTGTCCCAGATGGCCCAGCAAATTGTGCACGCAAGCGCCACCATGGCCGAGATCCTGGGCGTCCCCGCCGCTGAGCACGCCAAGCTGGTGGACGACATGCATAACCACGAGGCCAAATCCGGTGAGCTGCACTTCGCCCTGCTGACCCATATGCGTACGAGCTTCGTAAACCCGCTCCCCCGTGAAGACATGTACTCGCTGTCCCGGTTCCTTAACGAAGCCATCGAGAAGCTGGATGGCGCGGCGGAACTCGTCTCTCTATACAAGCTGGACCGGCTGCCCCGGCGTGCCGCGGACCAGCTGGAGATCATCAGCAGGCAGGCCGAACTCACCGTGGAGGCCATGCGCCGGTTGAACAACCTCGATGACCTCGAGGACTACTGGATCGAGATCCTACGGCTCGCCAAACGTGCAGAACGGACGCACCGGGTCTGGGTGGCGGACATGATCAAGGAGATGAAGTGGGCGCAGTACTCCCGTAACCGCGACGTCGCCAACCAGCTCGTGGAAGTCACCAAGGACATGCGCCGCATCGCCACACAGGTAGGCAGCATCATCGTCAAGGAATCCTGA
- a CDS encoding ANTAR domain-containing protein: MATGAKSLADSLEILTRTASETLAGLMDSPVECAIVLKRVKNIPATAGTSPEAALLARLEQEAGEGPLTEALAGNGTVAMNHVTSDFRWARYRPHLQNAGFDSVLGLRLRLDDGAEAALAFFAPGAQAFPLHVIAAARNFADLAARGLMLVLELQTTSTRASDLQSALESRTSIDIACGVIMAQNRCSYDDAIAIIAKASSHRNLKLRKVAEGILEKLPGGAPRTHFEH; this comes from the coding sequence TTGGCTACCGGGGCGAAAAGCCTCGCCGATTCTCTCGAGATCCTGACCCGCACGGCCTCGGAGACCCTGGCCGGCCTCATGGACTCACCCGTTGAATGCGCCATCGTGTTAAAGAGGGTCAAAAACATCCCCGCCACCGCTGGCACAAGCCCGGAGGCAGCACTACTCGCCAGGCTGGAGCAGGAAGCGGGCGAAGGTCCCCTGACCGAAGCCCTGGCCGGTAACGGGACCGTGGCCATGAACCACGTCACGTCGGACTTCCGCTGGGCGCGGTACCGGCCGCATCTGCAAAACGCCGGGTTCGATAGTGTTCTTGGCCTGCGGCTCCGGCTCGATGACGGAGCGGAAGCAGCCCTCGCCTTCTTCGCGCCGGGTGCCCAGGCGTTTCCGCTTCACGTCATCGCCGCTGCGCGGAATTTCGCGGACCTCGCGGCCCGGGGCCTCATGCTGGTCCTGGAACTGCAGACCACCAGCACCAGGGCATCAGACCTGCAGTCGGCCCTCGAAAGCCGGACGTCCATTGACATTGCGTGTGGGGTGATCATGGCGCAGAACCGGTGCTCCTACGACGACGCTATTGCCATCATCGCCAAGGCGTCCAGCCACCGGAACCTCAAGCTGCGAAAGGTGGCGGAGGGCATCCTGGAGAAGCTGCCGGGTGGAGCACCCCGCACGCATTTCGAACACTAA
- a CDS encoding HhH-GPD-type base excision DNA repair protein, with the protein MELHITGDPAADQLLTDDAFALLTGMLLDQQVTMESAFAGPEKIRARIGSIDPAAVAAYEPEAFVEVFKERPAVHRYPGSMAARVQALAQAVQRDWDGDATLIWTKDAPDGKEVLRRLQALPGFGEQKARIFLALLGKQCGLEASGWREAAGHYGQEDAFLSVADIVDPGSLAKVRASKQAAKAAAKAAKG; encoded by the coding sequence ATGGAACTGCACATCACAGGTGACCCGGCTGCCGACCAACTGCTCACTGACGACGCGTTTGCGCTGCTGACCGGCATGCTGCTGGATCAGCAGGTGACCATGGAATCAGCGTTTGCCGGCCCCGAAAAAATCCGGGCACGGATCGGATCCATAGATCCGGCAGCCGTGGCCGCGTACGAACCGGAAGCGTTCGTGGAGGTGTTCAAGGAACGTCCTGCGGTCCACCGGTATCCCGGCTCCATGGCGGCGCGCGTCCAGGCGCTCGCCCAGGCCGTGCAGCGCGACTGGGACGGCGATGCCACGCTAATCTGGACCAAGGATGCACCCGACGGCAAGGAAGTGCTGCGCCGGCTGCAGGCGCTGCCCGGCTTCGGGGAGCAGAAGGCCAGGATTTTCCTTGCCCTGTTGGGCAAGCAGTGCGGGTTGGAGGCGTCCGGATGGCGCGAGGCCGCGGGCCACTACGGCCAGGAGGACGCTTTCCTGTCGGTTGCCGACATCGTGGATCCGGGGTCGCTCGCCAAGGTGCGGGCCAGCAAACAGGCAGCGAAGGCGGCGGCAAAGGCTGCGAAGGGCTGA
- a CDS encoding FAD-dependent oxidoreductase: MRSAVIIGAGIGGLSTARALKRHGWSVTVFEQSGALPETGTMLGMWPAALQALGDLGVVEASRRTDGWAHIAAGASTRLWTPAGRTLLTAPGGADLHLVARPALLSALAQGVDISFNTQVVDPEQVSDADLVVGADGTFSRTRQRIFGAGFSARPLGSVAWRGTVQGAVAEYGETWAPGALFGITPAGPHATNWYASVRSDRTFAGPHLPHLQGYFGSWHRSVREVLDRIDEDAILHHGLFETPKLPSFVKGGTALVGDAAHAMAPFLGRGACEAIVDGATLGRCVGQASSLEAGLAAYDKARRKRTQRLVLSSRLMGRFAMLGTGAAPRNAAMAAAGSMARVIKPKPRSQR, translated from the coding sequence ATGCGATCAGCGGTCATTATCGGCGCGGGAATCGGTGGCCTGAGCACGGCGCGGGCCCTGAAACGTCATGGCTGGTCGGTAACGGTCTTCGAACAGAGCGGAGCACTGCCGGAGACAGGCACCATGCTTGGTATGTGGCCGGCCGCGCTGCAGGCCCTGGGCGACCTTGGCGTCGTCGAAGCGTCACGCCGGACTGACGGCTGGGCGCACATTGCTGCCGGTGCCTCAACCCGGCTGTGGACGCCGGCCGGACGCACGCTGCTCACGGCGCCCGGCGGAGCGGACCTCCATCTGGTTGCCCGGCCGGCACTGCTCTCCGCCCTCGCCCAAGGCGTGGACATCTCCTTCAACACTCAGGTTGTTGACCCGGAACAGGTCAGCGACGCCGACCTTGTGGTGGGTGCGGACGGCACGTTCAGCCGCACCCGGCAGCGGATTTTTGGTGCCGGCTTCAGTGCACGGCCGCTCGGATCTGTGGCCTGGCGGGGAACGGTGCAGGGAGCGGTTGCCGAATATGGCGAGACCTGGGCTCCCGGCGCACTCTTTGGCATCACACCGGCAGGCCCCCACGCGACGAACTGGTACGCCAGCGTCCGCTCCGACCGGACATTCGCCGGACCGCACCTTCCGCACCTGCAGGGGTATTTCGGTTCCTGGCACCGCAGTGTGCGGGAGGTGCTGGACAGGATCGACGAGGACGCGATTTTGCATCACGGACTCTTCGAGACGCCGAAGCTGCCCTCCTTCGTCAAGGGAGGAACAGCGTTGGTAGGTGATGCTGCCCACGCCATGGCGCCCTTCCTTGGCCGTGGTGCCTGCGAAGCCATCGTGGACGGGGCAACGTTGGGGCGGTGCGTGGGGCAGGCATCCTCTCTCGAAGCGGGCCTTGCCGCCTACGACAAAGCCCGCAGGAAGCGAACGCAACGGCTGGTGCTGTCCTCGCGCCTCATGGGCCGCTTCGCCATGCTCGGCACCGGCGCAGCACCGCGCAACGCCGCGATGGCCGCGGCCGGCTCCATGGCCAGGGTTATCAAACCCAAGCCGCGGAGCCAACGCTGA
- a CDS encoding allantoate amidohydrolase, with protein MSPRTETTHLAEAPAPAATPAATVTGLLSDIAGTGTDALRGGYTRPVYSTAELDLRTWFIEQASKRGLSVETDRNGAIWAWWDVPGGDRSNSLVTGSHLDSVPGGGPFDGPLGVASALVAVDILKARIAVPTRPLAVVVFPEEEGSRFGVACLGSRLMTGAIDPDKARNLRDPDGSTFADVAQANGLDPRFIGRDEELLGQIGAFVELHLEQGRGLIDLDQPVAIASSILGHGRWRLSVHGQGNHAGTTLMADRHDPMVSASRMVVAVRDIARKQPHTRATVGRLQPVPGGTNVIASRVDFWLDVRHPDDAVTAAVVQSIHLQAQVIAAEEGCRVELREESLSRTVHFDQGLQKDLQRALPQAPILDTGAGHDAGVLAPFLPTAMIFVRNPSGVSHSPEEHVVDEDAETGARTLADALQALMIS; from the coding sequence ATGTCGCCGCGTACCGAAACCACTCACCTGGCCGAGGCCCCGGCTCCCGCTGCCACTCCCGCTGCTACGGTAACGGGCCTGCTCTCCGACATCGCCGGCACCGGCACCGACGCGCTCCGCGGCGGCTACACCCGGCCCGTGTACTCCACCGCGGAACTGGACCTGCGTACCTGGTTCATCGAGCAGGCCTCGAAGCGCGGGCTTTCCGTGGAAACCGACCGTAACGGCGCCATCTGGGCCTGGTGGGACGTGCCTGGCGGGGACCGCAGCAACAGCCTGGTCACCGGCAGTCACCTGGACTCGGTGCCTGGCGGCGGGCCCTTCGACGGGCCCCTCGGCGTCGCCTCAGCACTGGTGGCAGTGGACATCCTCAAGGCCCGGATAGCTGTTCCCACGCGTCCGCTGGCTGTTGTGGTGTTCCCGGAAGAGGAAGGTTCGCGGTTCGGTGTGGCCTGCCTCGGTTCGCGGCTGATGACCGGCGCCATCGATCCGGACAAGGCCCGGAACCTGCGGGATCCTGATGGCTCCACCTTCGCGGACGTCGCGCAGGCCAACGGACTGGACCCCCGTTTCATTGGCCGGGATGAAGAACTTCTTGGCCAAATCGGTGCTTTTGTGGAGCTGCATCTTGAGCAGGGCCGTGGCCTGATCGACCTGGACCAGCCCGTAGCGATCGCATCGTCCATCCTTGGCCACGGCCGCTGGCGCCTGAGCGTCCACGGACAGGGAAACCACGCCGGTACCACGCTGATGGCGGACCGGCACGATCCCATGGTGTCGGCCTCCCGTATGGTGGTGGCTGTGCGGGACATCGCCCGGAAGCAGCCCCACACCCGGGCCACGGTAGGACGGCTCCAGCCGGTCCCGGGCGGGACCAACGTCATCGCCTCGCGTGTTGATTTCTGGCTGGATGTCCGGCATCCCGACGACGCCGTGACGGCTGCCGTGGTGCAGAGCATCCACTTGCAGGCACAGGTTATTGCGGCCGAGGAGGGCTGCCGGGTTGAGCTGCGGGAAGAGTCGCTGAGCCGCACCGTGCACTTCGATCAAGGCCTGCAAAAGGACCTCCAGCGGGCCCTGCCGCAGGCACCCATCCTGGACACCGGCGCGGGCCATGACGCCGGCGTTCTGGCGCCCTTCCTCCCCACGGCGATGATCTTCGTCCGCAACCCTAGCGGCGTTTCCCACTCCCCCGAGGAACACGTAGTGGATGAGGACGCTGAAACAGGGGCACGCACCCTGGCCGATGCCCTGCAGGCGCTGATGATCAGCTGA